One Cynocephalus volans isolate mCynVol1 chromosome 5, mCynVol1.pri, whole genome shotgun sequence DNA window includes the following coding sequences:
- the SESN1 gene encoding sestrin-1 isoform X2, with the protein MRLATAANEAYTASLAVSELLGCKQCAGGSGRDEELGIRIPQPLGQGPSRFIPEKEILQVGSEDAQMHALFADSFAALGRLDNITLVMVFHPQYLESFLKTQHYLLQMDGPLPLHYRHYIGIMAAARHQCSYLVNLHVNDFLHVGGDPKWLNGLENAPQKLQNLGELNKVLAHRPWLITKEHIEGLLKAEEHSWSLAELVHAVVLLTHYHSLASFTFGCGISPEIHCDGGHTFRPPSVSNYCICDITNGNHGMDEMQVNSAGNISVSDSFFEVEALMEKMKKLQECRDEEEASQEEMASRFEIEKRESMFVFSSDDEEVTPARDVSRHFEDTSYGYKDFSRHGMHVPTFRVQDYCWEDHGYSLVNRLYPDVGQLIDEKFHIAYNLTYNTMAMHKDVDTSMLRRAIWNYIHCMFGIRYDDYDYGEINQLLDRSFKVYIKTVVCTPEKVTKRMYDSFWRQFKHSEKVHVNLLLIEARMQAELLYALRAITRYMT; encoded by the exons gaACTTGGAATTAGAATTCCTCAACCACTAGGACAGGGACCAAGCAGATTCATCCCAGAAAAAGAG ATTCTCCAAGTGGGGAGTGAAGACGCACAGATGCATGCTTTATTTGCAGATTCTTTTGCTGCTTTGGGTCGTTTGGATAACATTACATTAGTGATGGTTTTCCACCCACAATATTTAGAAAGTTTCTTAAAAACTCAACACTATCTACTGCAAATGGATGGGCCGTTACCCCTACATTATCGGCATTACATTGGAATAATG gCTGCAGCAAGACATCAGTGCTCCTACTTAGTAAACCTACATGTAAATGATTTCCTTCATGTTGGTGGGGACCCAAAGTGGCTCAATGGTTTGGAGAATGCTCCTCAAAAACTACAGAATTTAGGAGAACTCAACAAGGTGTTAGCCCATAGACCTTGGCTTATTACCAAAGAACACATTGAG gGACTTTTAAAAGCTGAAGAGCACAGCTGGTCCCTTGCGGAATTGGTACATGCAGTAGTTCTACTCACACACTATCATTCTCTTGCCTCATTCACATTTGGCTGTGGAATCAGTCCAGAAATTCATTGTGATGGTGGCCACACGTTCAGACCTCCTTCTGTTAGTAACTACTGCATCTGTGACATTACAAATGGCAATCATGGTATGGATGAGATGCAGGTCAACTCAGCGGGAAACATTTCA GTGAGTGATTCCTTCTTTGAGGTAGAAGCACTcatggaaaagatgaaaaagttgcAGGAATGTCGAGATGAAGAAGAGGCAAGTCAGGAAGAGATGGCTTCAcgttttgaaatagaaaaaagggaGAGTATGTTTGTCTTCTCTTCAG atgATGAAGAAGTTACACCAGCAAGAGATGTATCTCGTCACTTTGAGGACACTAGTTATGGCTATAAGGATTTCTCTAGACATGGGATGCATGTTCCAACATTTCGCGTCCAG GATTATTGCTGGGAAGACCATGGTTATTCTTTGGTAAATCGCCTTTATCCAGATGTGGGACAGTTGATTGATGAAAAATTTCACATTGCTTACAATCTTACTTATAATACAATGGCAATGCACAAAGATGTTGATACCTCAATGCTTAGACGGGCTATTTGGAACTATATTCACTGCATGTTTGGAATAAG ATACGATGACTATGACTATGGTGAAATTAACCAGCTATTGGATCGTAGCTTTAAAGTTTATATCAAAACTGTTGTTTGCACCCCTGAAAAGGTTACCAAAAGAATGTATGATAGCTTCTGGAGGCAGTTCAAGCACTCTGAGAAG GTTCATGTTAATCTGCTTCTTATAGAAGCTAGGATGCAAGCAGAACTCCTTTATGCTCTGAGAGCCATTACCCGCTATATGACCTGA